Below is a window of Streptomyces sp. NBC_00223 DNA.
CCTGGGCCCCAGTTGCCGGAATGGAGCCGCTGTGCGGCATCGCGCTCGGTCACCAGTTGATGGTCAGGCGGGTCTCAGGCCGGGTAACGCGGGCGCCAAGGGCGAGTTGGTCGTCGGGTGTTACGGCGGGGTGGGCCGTGACAACGGGTTGTGCGGGCCGTTCCCGGCTCCAGCGGTGCAGGAGGTCGGACACCTGGCCGATGAGCTTGCCGCTGTCCGGGCCGTGCGCGGTGAGGCCCAGTTCGTTGGCCTCGGCGCTGACGGGGCGGGCGGTGATGTAGACGAGGGTGCCGCCCTCGTACAGGCCCGCCCCGGCCCATCGCATGGCAGGGTCGGCCAGACCGAGGGCACGGGCGGAGGAGCTGACGGACAGGCGACCGAAACACAGGCCGCTGGGGACGGTGGCGAGCCACAGGTCGAGGTGGGCGGCAGGTTCATCGTGGCGGACTTCGATCCCGGTCCACCGATCACGGGCGGGGTGGGTCAGGGCCTGGGCGAGGGCGGCCTCGTCGGGCAGGTCGTCAGCGTCGATCTTGAGGATGACCTCGTCGGCCAGGCGGACATGGCGTTCGCTCATCTCCGAGGCGCCGCGCAGGGGCACGAATCCGCAGACTTCGGCGTTCTGGCTGAGCATTCGGGCGTCTTCGGTGCGGTCGAAGGCGAGCGAGCGGGTCAGACCGCTGCCGTGCAGGCGAAGCGGCACGACCAGACGTCCGCCGATCGCGAGCTGCTGCCACCAGGCGGTGGAGATGTCCCAGGCTCCCGCGGTGACGATGATTCCGTCGAACATCCCGCCGCTGGGATCGCCGAGGGCACCGTCACCGCAGATCACTTCGACCTGGTCGTATCCGGCAGAGGCCAGGCCGATGCGGGCGCCGGCGGCGAGGTCGTCGTCGAGTTCGATGGTCACCACCGAGCCGGTCGGGCCGACCAGCTCCGCCAGGAGGGCGGCGTTGATACCGGTGGCCGT
It encodes the following:
- the fxlM gene encoding methyltransferase, FxLD system, whose translation is MTTHPTDGAALDPHELIEALITRIDRLGSFRTPRVRDAFRAVPRHVFLPGVDLATAYAPKPVVTKRAEDGSAISSASSPSMVATMLEQLDVQRGHRVLEIGTATGINAALLAELVGPTGSVVTIELDDDLAAGARIGLASAGYDQVEVICGDGALGDPSGGMFDGIIVTAGAWDISTAWWQQLAIGGRLVVPLRLHGSGLTRSLAFDRTEDARMLSQNAEVCGFVPLRGASEMSERHVRLADEVILKIDADDLPDEAALAQALTHPARDRWTGIEVRHDEPAAHLDLWLATVPSGLCFGRLSVSSSARALGLADPAMRWAGAGLYEGGTLVYITARPVSAEANELGLTAHGPDSGKLIGQVSDLLHRWSRERPAQPVVTAHPAVTPDDQLALGARVTRPETRLTINW